One genomic region from Sphingobacteriales bacterium encodes:
- a CDS encoding S8 family serine peptidase codes for MMKHGFLLIILIHLVFFNGLSQKAYRVYLKDKGDADFRPEQFFDSKAIERRELQSIPWEETDKLVFQPYLAEIQAIADSTGCVSRWFNFIKVYISSDRQLDKITALPFVSGVELSEPVPMLVTENKSSYEPYDFFLLERQVRRMGSQYFEENGLDGKGIRIAIFDAGFPGVDQHEAFEEIREEGRIIKTWDFTKKKENVYTGNSHGRQTFACVGGKYNGLKIGLATGAEFLLARTEVSGEPFSEEEWWLEAAEWADQNGADIINSSLGYTYQRYFTKNMDGKSSLVVKAANMAARKGILVVNSAGNEADSRWKYIITPADGDSVLAVGGIDPDEDYHIGFSSLGPTADKRLKPNVCAYGRVQTAGNVDLTVSEGTSFSSPLVAGFAACAWQSDRNLTNMELFHKIEESGHLFPYFDYAHGYGVPQASYFVYGMPEPVKTFDTIDMENSFKVIVRPGNFNYTDWLGNMNLLYYHIADNTGILTEYHVVKVIEKEVLTFNKSDFDKGNILRIHFRGYTREFKF; via the coding sequence ATGATGAAGCATGGATTCCTATTAATAATTTTAATTCATCTGGTTTTTTTTAACGGATTGTCTCAAAAAGCTTACAGAGTTTATCTGAAAGACAAGGGAGATGCTGATTTCAGGCCGGAACAGTTTTTTGATTCAAAAGCTATTGAAAGGAGGGAACTACAATCTATTCCTTGGGAAGAGACAGATAAGCTGGTTTTTCAGCCATATCTTGCAGAAATTCAGGCGATTGCCGACAGCACAGGATGTGTCAGCCGTTGGTTTAACTTTATCAAAGTTTATATTTCTTCCGACAGGCAGCTCGATAAAATTACAGCTTTACCTTTTGTTTCAGGTGTCGAACTATCAGAACCTGTTCCAATGCTGGTAACGGAGAATAAATCCTCATACGAACCGTATGATTTTTTCTTACTGGAGCGTCAGGTCAGGAGAATGGGAAGTCAATATTTTGAGGAAAACGGGCTGGATGGAAAAGGAATCCGTATTGCCATTTTCGATGCCGGATTTCCGGGGGTTGACCAGCATGAAGCCTTTGAAGAAATAAGGGAAGAAGGAAGAATCATTAAAACATGGGATTTTACAAAGAAAAAGGAGAACGTTTACACAGGCAATTCACACGGGCGTCAGACTTTTGCCTGTGTGGGGGGAAAATATAATGGTCTGAAAATAGGACTTGCAACGGGGGCAGAGTTTTTACTTGCCAGAACAGAAGTGAGCGGAGAACCTTTTTCAGAGGAAGAATGGTGGCTGGAGGCTGCTGAATGGGCCGACCAGAATGGTGCAGATATTATCAACAGTTCGTTGGGCTATACTTACCAGCGTTATTTCACCAAAAATATGGATGGGAAAAGCAGCCTGGTGGTCAAAGCAGCGAATATGGCAGCCCGAAAAGGTATCCTGGTGGTGAATTCTGCCGGAAATGAAGCCGACAGCAGATGGAAATATATTATTACCCCGGCAGATGGCGACTCTGTGCTGGCAGTCGGAGGAATCGATCCTGATGAAGATTACCATATCGGTTTCAGTTCATTAGGTCCTACAGCCGATAAAAGATTGAAACCCAATGTTTGTGCCTATGGTAGAGTGCAAACTGCCGGAAATGTTGATTTGACAGTCAGTGAAGGGACTTCTTTTTCGTCTCCGCTGGTGGCAGGATTTGCTGCCTGTGCCTGGCAGTCGGACAGGAATCTGACCAATATGGAGTTATTTCATAAAATTGAAGAATCCGGTCATCTTTTCCCTTATTTCGACTATGCTCATGGATATGGTGTTCCTCAGGCTTCTTATTTTGTTTATGGCATGCCGGAACCAGTCAAAACCTTTGATACCATTGATATGGAGAACTCATTCAAAGTTATTGTCAGACCTGGAAATTTCAATTATACCGACTGGTTGGGAAATATGAACCTTTTGTATTACCATATAGCAGATAATACTGGTATTTTAACTGAATATCACGTAGTTAAAGTGATTGAAAAAGAAGTTCTGACTTTTAATAAATCAGATTTTGACAAGGGGAATATTTTACGGATTCATTTCAGAGGTTATACACGGGAATTCAAGTTTTAA
- the rpsP gene encoding 30S ribosomal protein S16: MAVKIRLQRKGRKKAPYYYVVVADSRSPRDGRFIEKIGFYNPLPKLAEVSIDTDRAIYWLNQGAKTTKTVRNILSKHGVLYKKHLLRGVSMNILTQEEADAKYAEFLKQKQEKYAEALRKLEAEGQKELQKRNEAEAKINESRMKKIQEKRRKALESGQSEAPQAEPKQE; the protein is encoded by the coding sequence ATGGCAGTTAAAATCCGCTTACAAAGAAAGGGGAGAAAAAAAGCACCATATTATTATGTTGTTGTTGCGGATTCCCGCTCTCCCAGGGATGGCAGGTTTATCGAAAAAATAGGATTCTATAATCCTTTACCAAAACTTGCCGAGGTCAGCATTGATACCGATAGAGCAATTTATTGGTTAAATCAGGGGGCAAAGACCACAAAAACAGTCCGCAATATTTTATCAAAACATGGCGTCCTTTACAAAAAGCATTTGCTCAGGGGTGTGAGCATGAATATCCTCACACAGGAAGAAGCTGATGCAAAATATGCTGAGTTTCTGAAGCAGAAACAGGAAAAATATGCTGAAGCACTTAGAAAGCTTGAAGCTGAAGGACAGAAAGAACTTCAGAAACGAAATGAAGCTGAAGCTAAAATCAATGAGAGCAGGATGAAAAAGATTCAGGAGAAAAGAAGAAAAGCTCTTGAATCCGGACAGTCCGAAGCACCTCAGGCAGAGCCTAAACAGGAATAA